Within Citromicrobium bathyomarinum, the genomic segment CTCGGCATCGATGAAGGCACGGGTCAGCAGGTCGCGGTTGGTGTGGAGATAATAGACCCCCGCGATCCACCGGAACGGCAGCGCGTCGTCGGAAACGTAGCGCAGTTCCTGGCTCATCAACTCGACCGAGAGATCCTGGCCCTGCCCGGCCTGAATACCCAGGCCTGCAAAGCCGCCGGGATCATCAATCGCATTCGAGAAATCGAGATCGCCGCGGACGTTCTCCGCTAGGTCGGTGTAGGCGGAGATAGAGGTCAGAGTGCCGTTGCCGATCTCGAAATCCCACTTCATGGCCCCTTCGACAATATCGCCGAACGTCAGCCCTTCGATGTTCTCCGCAGGGTAGACGATATCGTCCGCATTGCCCGATCTGACCTGCGAATCGTAGATCCCGCCCGCCTGGAAATCGCGATAGGATGCACGCAGGTCCAGTTTGGTCGCGGCCCCGATATCCGACACGAAGCGACCGCGCAGCGTGTAGTCGTGATCGACGAAATCGACATTCTTGCCCGTGAAGCTGTTCTCGATCCGGCCGCCGTCGGAAATGTAGTTGCCCGAAACCCGCAGGCCGGAGCTGTCGCCGATCGGGGTCGAGATTGCTGCGTTGAGGTCGACGAAATCGCCCCTGCCGTAGGTCGCCTGAACCATGCCGGAAAACTCGTCCCCGGGGCGCTTGGTAACGATGTTGATCGCACCGCCGATCGCATTGCGCCCGTAAAGACCGCCCTGCGGGCCTTTCAGAACCTCGATCCGCTCCAGATCGAACAGATTCATCTTGAGCTGCTTCTGGCTGTTCTGCGGCACGCCGTCGACGATCACCGCGACCGGAGAATCGGCGTTGTTGATCTGGGTGACGCCGCGCACGACGACGAAGCTGTTGAGGTAGGTGAAGCTGTCGTCGAACGAGACGTTGGGGACCAGGTCCATGAAATCCTGGGTCGAATCGATGCCCGCGTCCGCAATCTGCTCTTCGCCGAAAGCCGACACTTGGATCGGTACGTCCTGCAACTGCTGGTTGCGCGTCTGCGCGGTGACCACGATGACACCGAGGCCTTCTTCATCGCCACTCTCGTCGTCGGCGACGGTCTGCGCGAAGCCGGGTGCAGCCATGCTCGCGGCGCTGGCGATGGCAAGGGCGCTGACGGTTCTGGCAAGAATTGTTGGGCGCATCATTTGGCTCCTCGGCTGGGTCGTAGTTCGAAAATGGGATGGCTGGTTTCAGGTCCGGGGCCGACCCGGCGGTCGATATCGTCGAAGGATCGCGCGCCCGCGCTCATCCCGGAG encodes:
- a CDS encoding TonB-dependent receptor, which codes for MMRPTILARTVSALAIASAASMAAPGFAQTVADDESGDEEGLGVIVVTAQTRNQQLQDVPIQVSAFGEEQIADAGIDSTQDFMDLVPNVSFDDSFTYLNSFVVVRGVTQINNADSPVAVIVDGVPQNSQKQLKMNLFDLERIEVLKGPQGGLYGRNAIGGAINIVTKRPGDEFSGMVQATYGRGDFVDLNAAISTPIGDSSGLRVSGNYISDGGRIENSFTGKNVDFVDHDYTLRGRFVSDIGAATKLDLRASYRDFQAGGIYDSQVRSGNADDIVYPAENIEGLTFGDIVEGAMKWDFEIGNGTLTSISAYTDLAENVRGDLDFSNAIDDPGGFAGLGIQAGQGQDLSVELMSQELRYVSDDALPFRWIAGVYYLHTNRDLLTRAFIDAEGTAGGIGSRDQINNPALRLITLNESNRNDAYAVYSNFEYDLTDSLILSGALRYDLDERRQTDLENGGVRSESFSAVQPKVTLTYRLDDDKLVYGTYSTGFRSGGFNAPTVSIPVYQSEYLQNFEAGFKSSWMNNRLILNGAVYFAKSDDFQFFYIDALSASQIIGNIDRVDIFGVELEVQALVADGLQVFAALGTTDTQIKEYALDPSFIGNHTPKSTSFTGNLGFQYKAPISDTFDLLVRADYEHRGKKYWQVDNLDVQGPLNLLGARIGIENDRMGLFLSASNIFDEKYYADYNPREFSGLTTDIGFLAQPSTWAIEATLKF